From a single Mycolicibacterium moriokaense genomic region:
- a CDS encoding FtsB family cell division protein has product MPEAKRPDPKRRSPTSRPKSGKSEGARGRPRGASPARKEPRTTETRPVAKTKPQAEAQAPDEPKDTADSIRKSIAVSAEQQSEQRFGSAARRAAILAAVVCVLTLTIAGPVRTYFGQRTEMKQLKATEEQLRAQIAELEQQKVKLHDPVFIAAQARERLGFVMPGEIPYQVQLPPGSAAPVTPGDAEVATVDPDQPWYTALWGTIADAPYGVAPGDPVAPVPAPAPPPSSPPAPGG; this is encoded by the coding sequence GTGCCCGAAGCGAAGCGGCCCGATCCCAAACGGCGATCCCCGACTTCTCGACCGAAGTCGGGTAAGTCCGAGGGCGCACGGGGCCGCCCGCGTGGCGCGTCGCCCGCGCGCAAGGAGCCGCGCACGACCGAGACGCGGCCTGTTGCCAAAACAAAACCTCAGGCCGAGGCGCAGGCACCCGACGAACCCAAGGACACCGCCGACTCGATCCGCAAATCCATTGCGGTGTCGGCCGAACAGCAGTCCGAGCAACGGTTCGGATCTGCGGCGCGGCGCGCCGCGATCCTGGCTGCGGTGGTGTGCGTGTTGACGCTGACGATCGCGGGGCCGGTGCGGACCTACTTCGGTCAGCGCACCGAGATGAAGCAACTGAAGGCCACCGAGGAGCAATTGCGCGCCCAGATCGCCGAATTGGAGCAGCAGAAGGTCAAGCTGCACGACCCCGTGTTCATCGCCGCGCAGGCACGGGAACGTCTCGGATTCGTGATGCCCGGGGAGATTCCATATCAGGTGCAGCTTCCCCCGGGCAGTGCGGCGCCCGTGACGCCCGGCGACGCCGAGGTGGCGACCGTCGATCCTGACCAACCCTGGTATACGGCGTTGTGGGGCACCATCGCCGACGCGCCGTACGGTGTTGCGCCGGGTGATCCGGTCGCGCCCGTGCCGGCACCCGCTCCGCCCCCGAGTAGTCCGCCCGCGCCCGGTGGTTGA
- a CDS encoding DUF501 domain-containing protein, whose protein sequence is MVDPADLAAVAEQLGREPRGVLEIAYRCPNGEPGVVKTAPKLPDGTPFPTLYYLTHPTLTAAASRLESSGMMRDMTERLQHDPDLAAAYRRAHESYLAERDAIEPLGTTFSGGGMPDRVKCLHVLIAHSLAKGPGVNPLGDEALAVLAAEPAMADILDRETWSA, encoded by the coding sequence GTGGTTGACCCGGCGGACCTGGCGGCGGTCGCGGAGCAGCTCGGTCGTGAGCCGCGTGGTGTGCTCGAGATCGCCTACCGATGCCCCAACGGTGAGCCCGGGGTGGTGAAGACGGCACCGAAACTGCCTGACGGCACACCGTTTCCGACGCTGTACTACCTGACTCACCCCACGCTGACCGCGGCGGCGAGTCGCTTGGAGTCGTCGGGCATGATGCGGGACATGACCGAGCGTCTTCAGCACGATCCGGATCTGGCCGCCGCCTATCGTCGGGCGCATGAGTCCTACCTCGCCGAGCGTGACGCGATAGAGCCCTTGGGGACAACGTTTTCCGGTGGTGGTATGCCGGACCGGGTGAAGTGCCTGCATGTGCTGATCGCGCATTCGCTCGCCAAGGGGCCTGGCGTCAACCCGTTGGGTGACGAGGCGCTGGCAGTGCTGGCCGCTGAGCCGGCGATGGCGGACATTCTGGACCGGGAGACGTGGAGCGCATGA
- a CDS encoding aromatic ring-hydroxylating oxygenase subunit alpha, whose translation MVTPTEASVAHELADDRDIARRILAHIDAGTTDVGAAWREPVENYFNPTRFADELELLRSYPSVYLPSAALPKAGDHVERVSFGVPLFAVRGRDGKARVFRNACRHRGMALVEGPGCAQALVCRYHGWTYRLDGVLSHVPHADAFPDLDMATRGLVEVQSREVDGLIVIDPLGSPGPGADAAMSALTDGSPWRDKLMPATQLFAARPALRAMNWKVLVEQFLEGYHIRTTHKDTFYPLQYDDLNVVERFGPNSRITFPYQNIERLRDRPESSWSVDHRVTYVYHLFPNVMVATFPNQVLTITIDPIDIEHTTVTIYAMVKREVAERLAADRESAGGARNLLNEGGAEDNEMSEGVQRGLHAGANEFVEFGTHESAIGHFHATLDARLAAMR comes from the coding sequence ATGGTCACTCCGACAGAGGCGTCGGTAGCTCATGAGCTGGCGGATGATCGAGATATCGCCCGCCGCATTCTGGCGCACATCGACGCCGGCACGACCGACGTCGGCGCCGCGTGGCGGGAGCCGGTCGAAAACTATTTCAATCCAACGCGATTCGCTGATGAGCTCGAGTTGCTGCGCTCCTATCCGAGCGTCTACCTCCCGTCGGCGGCACTGCCCAAGGCGGGCGACCACGTCGAACGGGTCAGTTTCGGGGTGCCGCTGTTCGCGGTGCGCGGCCGCGACGGCAAGGCGCGGGTGTTCCGCAACGCCTGCCGGCACCGCGGAATGGCGCTCGTCGAAGGCCCGGGCTGTGCGCAGGCGTTGGTGTGTCGCTATCACGGCTGGACCTATCGCCTCGACGGTGTGCTGTCACACGTTCCGCACGCTGACGCGTTCCCCGACCTGGACATGGCGACGCGCGGACTGGTTGAGGTGCAGAGCCGAGAAGTCGACGGGTTGATCGTCATCGACCCGCTGGGATCGCCGGGCCCAGGTGCGGACGCCGCGATGTCAGCGCTGACCGACGGCAGTCCATGGCGGGACAAGTTGATGCCGGCGACGCAGCTGTTCGCGGCGCGGCCCGCCTTGCGGGCGATGAACTGGAAGGTGCTCGTCGAGCAGTTCCTGGAGGGCTACCACATCCGCACGACGCACAAGGACACGTTCTATCCGCTGCAGTACGACGACCTCAACGTCGTCGAGAGATTCGGCCCCAACAGCCGGATCACGTTCCCGTACCAGAACATCGAACGCCTGCGTGACCGGCCGGAATCGTCATGGTCGGTGGATCACCGGGTGACCTACGTATATCACCTGTTCCCGAATGTCATGGTCGCGACGTTCCCGAACCAGGTCCTGACGATCACAATCGATCCGATCGACATCGAGCACACCACCGTCACGATCTATGCGATGGTCAAGCGCGAGGTGGCCGAAAGGCTCGCTGCGGATCGCGAATCGGCTGGGGGCGCACGCAATCTGCTCAACGAGGGCGGGGCGGAGGACAACGAGATGTCGGAGGGCGTGCAGCGCGGACTGCACGCCGGGGCCAATGAGTTCGTCGAGTTCGGCACGCACGAGAGCGCGATTGGGCACTTCCACGCCACCCTCGACGCGCGGTTGGCGGCGATGCGATGA
- the gnd gene encoding phosphogluconate dehydrogenase (NAD(+)-dependent, decarboxylating), translating to MQLGMVGLGRMGANLVRRLMRDGHRCVVYDMNSDAVSALAGEGATGADSLRDFVQKLEKPRAVWLMLPAAVVDSTLEQLIDLLEPGDTVIDGGNSYYRDDITRAKSLLTKNIHYVDCGTSGGVWGLERGYSLMIGGETEIVQRLDPIFKTIAPGSGCAEPTPNRTRTDGTAQDGYLHCGPSGAGHFVKMVHNGVEYGMMAAIAEGLSIIKHADAGKVTRTVDAETTPLRDPWAYEYTIDVAEVAEVWRRGSVVSSWLVDLIADALARSPELDDFSGRVSDSGEGRWTVLAAVDEGVPAPVITTSLFERFESRELGEFTAKVLSAMRSEFGGHAEKK from the coding sequence ATGCAACTGGGAATGGTCGGCCTCGGCCGTATGGGCGCCAACCTGGTGCGGCGCCTCATGCGCGACGGGCATCGCTGCGTCGTCTACGACATGAACTCCGACGCGGTGTCCGCTCTCGCGGGCGAGGGCGCGACCGGGGCGGACTCGTTGAGGGATTTCGTGCAGAAGCTCGAGAAGCCCCGCGCCGTGTGGTTGATGCTGCCCGCCGCGGTGGTCGACTCGACGCTGGAACAGCTGATCGATCTGTTGGAACCGGGCGACACGGTGATCGACGGCGGAAACTCGTACTACCGCGACGACATCACCCGCGCCAAGAGTCTGCTGACGAAGAACATCCATTACGTGGACTGCGGCACCAGCGGTGGCGTATGGGGACTCGAGCGCGGTTACAGCCTGATGATCGGCGGCGAGACGGAGATCGTGCAGCGCCTCGACCCGATCTTCAAGACGATCGCCCCGGGAAGCGGTTGTGCCGAACCCACACCCAACCGGACGCGCACCGACGGCACGGCCCAGGACGGCTATCTGCACTGCGGGCCAAGCGGCGCAGGGCATTTCGTGAAGATGGTGCACAACGGCGTGGAGTACGGGATGATGGCCGCCATCGCCGAGGGCCTCAGCATCATCAAACACGCCGACGCCGGCAAGGTGACCCGCACCGTCGACGCCGAGACCACCCCGCTGCGCGATCCGTGGGCCTACGAGTACACCATCGACGTGGCCGAGGTCGCCGAAGTCTGGCGCCGCGGATCGGTGGTGTCGTCGTGGCTGGTCGACCTCATCGCCGACGCGCTGGCGCGCTCGCCGGAGCTCGACGACTTCAGCGGTCGGGTGTCGGACTCCGGGGAGGGACGCTGGACGGTGTTGGCGGCCGTGGACGAGGGCGTTCCCGCGCCGGTGATCACGACGTCATTGTTCGAGCGGTTCGAATCCCGAGAGCTGGGTGAGTTCACCGCCAAGGTCCTGTCCGCCATGCGCAGCGAATTCGGCGGCCACGCCGAGAAGAAGTAG
- a CDS encoding Ppx/GppA phosphatase family protein, which translates to MSRVGAIDCGTNSIRLLIADIDDGKISDVHREMRIVRLGQGVDATGQFASDALARTKAALADYVELMRRHEVSKVRMVATSATRDASNRDVFFAMTAEVLGAVVPGAVAEVITGTEEAELSFRGAVNELDAATGPFVVVDLGGGSTEVVLGVRDVEASYSADIGCVRLTERCLHSDPPTAVEIAAAREVVRDGLGEAFRVVPVERARTWVGVAGTMTTVSALAHKMTTYDSEAIHLSRVPFGDLLPVCDELIAMTRAQRAVLGPMHEGRVDVIGGGAIIVEELAYALGQRAGIDELVVSEHDILDGIALSIA; encoded by the coding sequence ATGAGCAGGGTCGGCGCGATTGACTGCGGTACCAACTCGATTCGGTTGCTGATCGCCGACATCGATGACGGCAAGATATCCGACGTGCATCGCGAGATGCGCATCGTCCGGTTGGGGCAGGGGGTCGACGCGACGGGGCAGTTCGCTTCCGACGCGCTGGCTCGGACCAAGGCGGCGCTGGCCGACTATGTCGAGTTGATGCGCAGACACGAGGTGTCGAAGGTGCGGATGGTCGCCACCTCCGCGACGCGCGACGCATCCAATCGCGACGTGTTCTTCGCGATGACCGCTGAGGTGCTCGGGGCCGTCGTGCCCGGCGCGGTGGCCGAGGTGATCACCGGCACCGAGGAAGCCGAACTGTCGTTCCGCGGGGCGGTCAACGAATTGGACGCCGCGACAGGTCCTTTCGTTGTTGTCGACCTGGGCGGCGGGTCGACGGAGGTGGTGCTCGGTGTACGCGACGTGGAGGCCAGCTACTCCGCCGATATCGGGTGCGTGCGGCTGACGGAACGCTGCCTGCATTCCGACCCGCCGACCGCCGTCGAGATCGCTGCGGCGCGCGAGGTTGTCCGCGACGGGCTCGGCGAGGCGTTTCGCGTCGTACCCGTCGAACGTGCGCGCACCTGGGTCGGCGTCGCCGGCACCATGACGACGGTCTCGGCGCTGGCGCACAAGATGACGACCTACGACTCCGAGGCGATCCATTTGTCCCGGGTGCCCTTCGGCGACCTGCTGCCTGTCTGCGATGAGCTGATCGCGATGACGCGTGCGCAGCGCGCGGTGCTGGGGCCGATGCACGAGGGTCGGGTGGACGTGATCGGTGGGGGCGCGATCATCGTCGAGGAGTTGGCGTATGCGCTGGGGCAGCGGGCCGGCATCGACGAGTTGGTGGTCAGCGAGCACGACATCCTCGACGGTATCGCCCTGTCGATCGCCTAG
- a CDS encoding three-helix bundle dimerization domain-containing protein, producing MNDSTTGRGVGATERRLIEQLVDRLVDRFPGLDPVTVRWVVGEIHARYDGRPVREYIPLFVERHAFAELERLSATAETRAATA from the coding sequence GTGAACGACTCAACGACGGGTCGCGGCGTCGGCGCGACCGAACGGCGGCTCATCGAGCAGCTGGTAGACCGACTCGTCGATCGGTTTCCGGGGCTCGACCCGGTGACGGTGCGGTGGGTCGTCGGGGAGATCCACGCCCGCTATGACGGTCGGCCGGTGCGCGAGTACATCCCGCTGTTCGTCGAACGTCACGCTTTCGCCGAGCTCGAGCGGTTGTCGGCGACGGCGGAAACCCGGGCAGCGACCGCCTAA
- the eno gene encoding phosphopyruvate hydratase — protein MPIIEQVGAREILDSRGNPTVEVEVALLDGTFARAAVPSGASTGEHEAVELRDGGPRYGGKGVEKAVEAVLDEIAPAVIGLSADDQRLVDQALLDLDGTPDKSRLGANAILGVSLAVAKAAAESAALPLFRYIGGPNAHILPVPMMNILNGGAHADTGVDVQEFMVAPIGAPSFKEALRWGAEVYHSLKSVLKKQGLATGLGDEGGFAPDVAGTKAALDLILSAIEAAGYKPGSDVALALDVAATEFFTEGTGYKFEKETRTDTQMIEFYAGLMDSYPLVSIEDPLSEDDWEGWVALTAAIGDRVQLVGDDLFVTNPERLEDGIERGAANALLVKVNQIGTLTETLDAVALAHNSGYRTMMSHRSGETEDTTIADLAVAVGSGQIKTGAPARSERVAKYNQLLRIEETLGDAARYAGDLAFPRYSVETK, from the coding sequence GTGCCCATCATCGAGCAGGTCGGAGCCCGCGAGATCCTCGACTCCCGCGGCAACCCGACGGTCGAGGTCGAGGTGGCCCTGCTGGACGGCACCTTCGCCAGGGCCGCGGTGCCCTCGGGTGCGTCCACCGGGGAACACGAGGCGGTCGAGCTGCGCGACGGCGGCCCCCGCTACGGCGGCAAGGGCGTCGAGAAGGCCGTGGAGGCCGTGCTCGACGAGATCGCGCCCGCCGTCATCGGGCTGAGCGCCGACGACCAGCGGCTGGTCGACCAGGCGCTGCTGGACCTCGACGGCACCCCGGACAAGTCCCGGCTCGGGGCCAACGCCATCCTCGGCGTGTCGCTGGCGGTCGCGAAGGCCGCTGCCGAGTCCGCGGCGCTGCCGCTGTTCCGCTACATCGGCGGACCCAACGCCCATATCCTTCCGGTGCCGATGATGAACATCCTCAACGGCGGCGCACACGCCGACACCGGCGTCGACGTCCAGGAGTTCATGGTCGCCCCGATCGGCGCCCCCAGCTTCAAGGAGGCGCTGCGCTGGGGCGCCGAGGTGTACCACTCGCTGAAGTCGGTGCTCAAGAAGCAAGGTCTGGCCACCGGCCTCGGAGACGAGGGTGGCTTCGCGCCGGACGTCGCAGGCACCAAAGCCGCACTCGATCTGATCCTCTCGGCGATCGAAGCGGCGGGGTACAAGCCCGGATCCGACGTTGCGCTGGCGCTCGACGTCGCGGCCACCGAATTCTTCACGGAGGGAACGGGTTACAAGTTCGAGAAAGAGACCCGTACCGATACGCAGATGATCGAGTTCTACGCGGGGCTGATGGATTCGTATCCGCTGGTCTCGATCGAAGATCCGCTGTCCGAGGATGACTGGGAGGGCTGGGTGGCCCTGACCGCGGCCATCGGTGACCGCGTCCAGCTCGTCGGCGACGATCTGTTCGTCACCAACCCCGAGCGTCTGGAGGACGGCATCGAACGTGGCGCGGCCAACGCACTTCTGGTGAAGGTCAACCAGATCGGCACGCTCACCGAGACGCTCGACGCCGTTGCGCTGGCCCATAACAGTGGCTATCGCACGATGATGAGCCACCGCAGCGGTGAGACCGAAGACACCACGATCGCCGACCTCGCGGTCGCGGTGGGCAGCGGTCAGATCAAGACGGGCGCCCCCGCCCGCAGTGAGCGTGTCGCGAAGTACAACCAGCTGCTGCGCATCGAAGAAACCCTCGGCGACGCCGCCCGGTATGCCGGTGACCTTGCGTTCCCACGTTATTCGGTGGAGACCAAATAG